One window from the genome of Faecalibacterium sp. HTF-F encodes:
- a CDS encoding M48 family metallopeptidase, whose protein sequence is MAEKQPGPQLRTAGGIRYELTRKKVKNLNIRVREDGTVAVSVPLRTSAEAADRFVAERAQWVQEARERARRRAARDAQPLPDRETALAYFTAMSDEVYPAFAEVLGGHKPVIKVRSMTSRWGVCFMAKRQITFALQLYHMPPAAQIYVVVHEYCHFLQPNHSPAFWAEVAKLLPDWKARRALLK, encoded by the coding sequence ATGGCAGAAAAACAGCCGGGGCCGCAGCTGCGCACGGCAGGCGGCATCCGGTACGAGCTGACCCGCAAAAAGGTGAAGAACCTGAACATCCGTGTGCGGGAGGACGGTACCGTGGCGGTGAGCGTGCCGCTGCGCACGAGCGCAGAAGCTGCGGACCGCTTTGTGGCCGAGCGCGCCCAATGGGTGCAGGAGGCCCGGGAACGTGCCCGGCGGCGTGCCGCCCGGGACGCACAGCCCCTGCCGGACAGGGAGACCGCGCTGGCGTACTTTACGGCCATGAGCGATGAGGTCTACCCGGCCTTTGCCGAAGTGCTGGGCGGGCACAAGCCCGTCATCAAGGTGCGCAGCATGACCAGCCGGTGGGGCGTGTGCTTTATGGCAAAGCGGCAGATCACCTTTGCTTTGCAGCTGTATCATATGCCCCCGGCGGCGCAGATCTATGTGGTAGTGCATGAGTACTGCCACTTTTTGCAGCCCAACCACAGCCCGGCCTTCTGGGCCGAGGTGGCAAAGCTGCTGCCGGACTGGAAAGCCCGGCGGGCGCTTTTAAAGTGA
- a CDS encoding DMT family transporter: MNTQTKNSLLLLLCSFIWGTAFVAQSAGSGMGAYSFLAGRSWLAVLVLIPTVLVFDAIRRKNGTDAKPKTAAEKKKLLAAGFVCGTLLFAASAAQQIGITINPSTAKAGFLTAMYVVLVPVFGLFLGRKGSAQLWVSMVVAVLGLYLLCMKNGFGSIESSDWLLLSCAVLFSFQIIAVDHFSPQVDGVRLSLAEFLVVSVESTAAALLFEAPSAAQFAENALPILYCGIMSSGVAYTLQILGQRDLNPAIASLIMCLESVFSALGGWMLLHQNLSAREVFGCVLIFAAVVLAQLPLEMLRRVKKAS; the protein is encoded by the coding sequence ATGAATACACAGACTAAAAACTCTCTGCTCCTGCTGCTGTGCTCCTTTATCTGGGGCACGGCCTTTGTAGCCCAGAGCGCAGGCTCCGGGATGGGTGCCTACAGTTTTCTGGCAGGGCGCAGCTGGCTGGCTGTGCTGGTGCTGATCCCCACGGTGCTGGTATTTGACGCCATCCGCCGCAAAAACGGCACGGATGCAAAGCCAAAGACCGCTGCCGAAAAGAAAAAGCTGCTGGCGGCAGGCTTTGTGTGCGGCACCCTTCTGTTTGCTGCATCCGCTGCACAGCAGATTGGCATTACCATCAATCCGTCCACCGCAAAGGCCGGCTTCCTGACCGCCATGTATGTGGTGCTGGTGCCGGTGTTCGGCCTGTTTCTGGGCCGGAAGGGCAGTGCGCAGCTGTGGGTCAGCATGGTGGTAGCCGTGCTGGGCCTGTATCTGCTGTGCATGAAAAACGGCTTTGGCAGCATCGAATCCAGCGACTGGCTCCTGCTGAGCTGCGCAGTGCTGTTCAGCTTCCAGATCATTGCGGTGGACCACTTTTCCCCGCAGGTGGACGGCGTGCGGCTGAGCCTTGCCGAATTTCTGGTGGTGTCGGTGGAAAGCACTGCTGCGGCTCTGCTGTTCGAGGCACCTTCCGCGGCGCAGTTCGCGGAGAATGCGCTGCCGATCCTCTACTGCGGTATCATGTCCAGCGGCGTGGCCTACACCCTGCAGATCTTGGGCCAGCGGGACCTGAACCCCGCCATTGCCAGCCTGATCATGTGTCTGGAAAGCGTGTTCAGTGCGCTGGGCGGCTGGATGCTGCTGCACCAGAACCTTTCTGCCCGGGAGGTCTTTGGCTGCGTGCTGATCTTTGCTGCCGTGGTGCTGGCCCAGCTGCCGCTGGAAATGCTGCGCCGGGTCAAAAAGGCGTCCTGA
- a CDS encoding glycoside hydrolase family 10 protein, whose product MTQRRRSKKTEVEPRRFGRRSFLLGAGAAACVGAGLCLRRKELSEQDKTGKQQQNVNNPALPAGEWRAVWISYLEWALLDFSTADTFRAGCAQMLDDCAGLGLNTVLAQVRPFGDALYRSSLFPWSHLCTGVQGADPGFDPLDILLQEAHGRGLSVEAWLNPYRLRSSAAMPPSLAENNLANTHPEWVCAVGDGLYLNPAEPAAADYVVQGVAELLQNYAVDGIHFDDYFYPTTEESIDAVQFAASGAVDLAAWRQQNVTALVKAVHDTVKAADPTLRFGISPQGNPDNDLNSQYSAVTAWLAAGGEEQVVDYLCPQVYWGYGYTLQSGSTRFAFENIVPAWLAYPRAEGVALYFGLGAYRIGVGDGGANPDSVSGWSTGDALARQVQDLRGQNASGWALYRYGSLFGAGAPEQATAECAALRALTGKEG is encoded by the coding sequence GTGACCCAGCGGCGCAGGTCGAAAAAAACGGAAGTGGAGCCGCGCCGCTTTGGTCGGCGCAGCTTTTTGCTGGGGGCCGGTGCCGCCGCCTGCGTGGGCGCGGGGCTGTGTCTGCGCCGCAAAGAGCTTTCCGAACAGGATAAAACAGGAAAACAACAACAAAACGTTAACAACCCGGCCCTGCCTGCAGGCGAGTGGCGGGCTGTGTGGATCAGCTATCTGGAATGGGCGCTGCTGGATTTCTCCACGGCAGACACCTTCCGCGCCGGGTGCGCACAGATGCTGGACGATTGTGCGGGCCTTGGGCTGAACACGGTGCTGGCGCAGGTGCGGCCCTTCGGGGACGCGTTGTACCGCAGCAGTCTGTTCCCATGGAGCCACCTGTGCACCGGGGTGCAGGGGGCAGACCCCGGCTTTGACCCGCTGGACATCCTCCTGCAGGAGGCCCACGGGCGGGGACTCTCGGTGGAAGCATGGCTGAATCCCTACCGGCTGCGGTCCTCTGCCGCCATGCCGCCCAGCCTTGCGGAGAATAACCTTGCCAACACCCATCCGGAGTGGGTGTGTGCGGTGGGCGACGGGCTGTACCTGAACCCGGCAGAGCCTGCCGCTGCGGATTATGTGGTGCAGGGCGTGGCGGAACTTTTGCAGAACTATGCGGTGGATGGCATCCACTTTGACGATTACTTTTACCCCACCACCGAGGAAAGCATCGACGCGGTGCAGTTTGCGGCCAGCGGTGCGGTGGACCTTGCCGCGTGGCGGCAGCAGAATGTGACTGCACTGGTAAAGGCGGTGCACGACACGGTAAAAGCCGCAGACCCGACTTTGCGGTTCGGCATCAGTCCGCAGGGTAATCCGGACAACGATCTCAACAGCCAGTACAGCGCTGTGACCGCGTGGCTGGCCGCAGGCGGCGAAGAGCAGGTGGTGGACTACCTCTGTCCGCAGGTCTACTGGGGCTATGGCTACACGTTGCAGAGCGGCAGCACCCGCTTTGCCTTTGAGAACATCGTACCCGCGTGGCTGGCGTACCCGCGCGCAGAGGGCGTGGCGCTCTATTTTGGCTTGGGTGCGTACCGTATCGGCGTGGGTGACGGCGGCGCGAACCCGGACAGCGTGAGCGGCTGGAGCACCGGCGATGCGCTGGCCCGGCAGGTGCAGGACCTGCGCGGTCAGAACGCGAGCGGCTGGGCGCTGTACCGGTATGGCAGTCTGTTCGGTGCGGGCGCACCGGAGCAGGCCACTGCCGAATGCGCTGCGCTGCGGGCGCTGACCGGCAAAGAAGGGTAA
- a CDS encoding conjugal transfer protein TraD — protein MKLKFTRKTWYFFLLAAAAVSMLGGFAVLSGMDFSGLELIVFCITGIAVLFLAAQKGAPAKDKRNYTLVFVLLMLSKLAAGGWAGDLCSALVWPGLLAIEYSHGKPIQRPLQLVCISEALRLLFWLLTRYAGMSGLAFWTNIMFVLLACARGWAALTLYKTQEETL, from the coding sequence ATGAAGCTCAAATTCACACGCAAGACCTGGTACTTTTTCCTGCTGGCGGCAGCGGCAGTGTCCATGCTGGGCGGCTTTGCCGTGCTGAGCGGCATGGATTTTTCGGGGCTGGAACTGATCGTGTTCTGCATCACCGGTATCGCAGTACTGTTCCTGGCGGCGCAGAAAGGGGCACCGGCCAAGGATAAGCGCAATTACACGCTGGTGTTCGTGCTGCTGATGCTCAGCAAGCTGGCGGCAGGCGGCTGGGCGGGCGACCTGTGCTCGGCGCTGGTGTGGCCCGGCCTCCTTGCCATTGAGTACAGCCACGGAAAGCCCATCCAGCGCCCGCTGCAGCTGGTATGCATTTCGGAGGCGCTGCGGCTTTTGTTCTGGCTGCTGACCCGCTATGCGGGCATGAGCGGCCTTGCCTTCTGGACGAACATCATGTTCGTGCTGCTGGCCTGTGCCCGGGGCTGGGCGGCGCTGACCCTGTATAAGACTCAGGAGGAGACCCTGTGA
- a CDS encoding tyrosine-type recombinase/integrase: protein MEKIHPHMFRHTFVSILLSNPNIGVATVAAEAGHAQPSTTLAIYTQVYDTRRKEIRKQMSKELYK, encoded by the coding sequence ATCGAGAAAATCCATCCGCATATGTTCCGGCACACCTTCGTGAGCATCCTGCTGTCCAATCCCAATATCGGTGTGGCAACGGTGGCCGCAGAAGCCGGACACGCACAGCCCAGTACGACCCTTGCAATTTACACGCAGGTTTATGACACGCGGCGCAAAGAGATTCGCAAACAGATGAGCAAAGAATTGTACAAGTAA
- a CDS encoding patatin family protein has protein sequence MKYGVIDVGGGLRGIYGAGVLDRCLEEDLRFDLCIGVSAGSANMTSYLAGQHGRNKPFYDEYSFRREYMSVHNLIRKHSYLDLGYVYGTLSNAGGENPLDYAALARSPAELYVVAANAQNGEAQYFTKADLHPDDYRILMASCCIPVIDQPCVIDGVPYFDGGLADPVPLEWAFAHGCDRVALILTKPIGLVSSNARDEHLAHLLQSHYPAAAEGLRRRAWRYNTAVQRARELERQGLVCIIAPDSTEGMSTLTKNRAGLEKMYAKGKQDAEALVWWMQNTKQDESVGT, from the coding sequence ATGAAATACGGTGTCATCGATGTGGGTGGCGGCCTGCGGGGCATTTACGGCGCTGGCGTGCTGGACCGCTGCCTGGAGGAGGACCTCCGCTTCGATCTCTGCATCGGCGTTTCGGCGGGCAGCGCCAATATGACGTCCTATCTGGCAGGCCAGCATGGGCGGAACAAGCCCTTTTACGATGAATACTCCTTCCGCAGGGAGTACATGAGCGTGCACAACCTCATCCGCAAGCACTCCTATCTCGATCTGGGCTATGTCTACGGCACCCTCAGCAATGCAGGCGGCGAGAATCCGCTGGATTACGCGGCGCTTGCCCGCAGCCCGGCAGAGCTCTACGTGGTGGCCGCTAATGCACAGAACGGCGAGGCGCAGTATTTCACCAAGGCAGACCTCCACCCGGACGACTACCGCATCCTCATGGCGTCCTGCTGCATCCCGGTCATCGACCAGCCCTGCGTCATCGACGGCGTGCCTTATTTTGATGGCGGCCTGGCCGACCCCGTCCCGCTGGAATGGGCCTTTGCCCACGGCTGCGACCGGGTGGCTCTCATCCTGACCAAGCCCATCGGGCTGGTGAGTAGTAATGCCCGGGACGAGCATCTGGCACACCTGCTGCAGTCGCATTACCCCGCTGCAGCCGAGGGGCTGCGCCGCCGGGCATGGCGGTACAACACGGCTGTCCAGCGGGCGCGGGAGCTGGAGCGACAGGGCCTTGTCTGCATCATCGCCCCGGACAGCACCGAGGGAATGTCCACCCTGACCAAGAACCGCGCCGGCCTTGAAAAAATGTACGCCAAAGGCAAACAGGACGCCGAAGCGCTGGTGTGGTGGATGCAAAACACCAAACAAGATGAATCGGTGGGCACCTAG
- a CDS encoding ABC transporter ATP-binding protein, protein MAGQNAAPLLKVEGLKQYFRVSKSYTVKAVDNVSFEIYPGETYGLVGESGSGKSTIGRSVIRLYDPTAGKITFEGQDISGRLNHSQNNTLRTQMQMIFQDPMASLNPRKKVEDIIGEGLDIHHMYKTREERREKVEKILAKVGLAPEHAERYPHQFSGGQRQRVGIARALIMNPKLIIADECISALDVSIQAQVVNLMKDIQQETGTAYLFIAHDLSMVKYISDRIGVLHLGHLLETGTTEEIFENPIHPYTRSLLSAIPLPNPVVEKRRVAETYDYASSGIDYNKGTDHLVSGSHYVKCTDEEFAKWCR, encoded by the coding sequence ATGGCAGGACAGAATGCTGCTCCGCTGCTGAAGGTCGAGGGCCTGAAGCAGTATTTCCGCGTGAGCAAGAGCTATACCGTCAAGGCTGTGGACAATGTCAGCTTTGAGATCTATCCCGGCGAGACCTATGGTCTGGTGGGCGAGTCCGGTTCCGGCAAGTCCACCATCGGCCGCAGCGTCATCCGCCTGTATGACCCCACTGCCGGCAAGATCACCTTTGAGGGGCAGGATATCAGCGGCAGGCTGAACCACAGCCAGAACAACACCCTGCGCACCCAGATGCAGATGATCTTTCAGGACCCCATGGCGTCCCTGAACCCCCGCAAAAAGGTGGAGGATATCATCGGCGAGGGTCTGGACATCCACCACATGTACAAGACCCGCGAAGAGCGCCGCGAAAAGGTGGAGAAAATTCTGGCCAAGGTGGGCCTTGCGCCTGAACATGCTGAGCGCTATCCCCACCAGTTCTCCGGCGGCCAGCGCCAGCGCGTGGGCATTGCCCGTGCCCTCATCATGAACCCCAAGCTCATCATCGCAGATGAGTGCATCTCGGCGCTGGATGTGTCCATTCAGGCACAGGTGGTCAACCTGATGAAGGATATCCAGCAGGAGACCGGCACGGCCTACCTGTTCATCGCGCATGACCTTTCCATGGTCAAGTACATTTCGGACCGCATCGGCGTGCTGCATCTGGGTCACCTGCTGGAGACGGGTACCACTGAAGAAATCTTCGAGAACCCCATCCATCCCTACACCCGCAGCCTGCTGTCGGCCATCCCGCTGCCGAACCCGGTGGTGGAAAAACGCCGCGTGGCTGAGACCTACGACTACGCATCTTCCGGCATCGACTACAATAAGGGCACCGATCACCTTGTGAGCGGCAGCCACTATGTCAAGTGCACCGACGAAGAGTTTGCCAAGTGGTGCAGATAA
- a CDS encoding ABC transporter ATP-binding protein has product MPEKKKEQVLSVRDLDITFKTTAGPVHAIRGVNIDLYKGETVALVGESGSGKSVTMKAAMGILAQNAIVNSGSIQFSYHHADGSPETVDLLQKDKKWIRRHINGKRIAMVFQDPMTSLDPTMPIGKQIMEGMLWHYKMPKDAAYKKAVQLLEEVGITDAEKRMKSYPHQLSGGMRQRVVIAIALACDPDLLICDEPTTALDVTIQAKILELIRSIQRERGISVIYITHDLGVVAKVADYVDVMYAGKIVETGTIDEIFYEPRHPYTWGLLSAMPDLDTADDRLYTIPGSPPNLLHEKQGDAFAPRNHYALNIDDEVDPPMFKISDTHYAATWLLDPRAPKVDMPPELAQRIARMRAEAEKIKEAE; this is encoded by the coding sequence ATGCCTGAAAAGAAAAAAGAACAGGTCTTGTCGGTGCGAGACCTTGATATCACCTTTAAGACCACCGCAGGCCCGGTGCACGCCATCCGCGGCGTGAACATCGACCTGTACAAGGGTGAAACGGTGGCGCTGGTGGGCGAATCCGGCTCCGGCAAGTCCGTCACCATGAAGGCCGCCATGGGCATTCTGGCACAGAACGCCATTGTGAACAGCGGCTCCATCCAGTTCAGCTACCATCACGCCGACGGCAGCCCCGAGACGGTGGACCTGCTGCAGAAGGACAAAAAGTGGATCCGCCGCCACATCAACGGCAAGCGCATCGCCATGGTGTTTCAGGACCCCATGACCAGCCTTGACCCCACCATGCCCATCGGCAAGCAGATCATGGAGGGCATGCTGTGGCACTACAAGATGCCCAAGGATGCCGCCTACAAAAAGGCTGTGCAGCTGCTGGAAGAGGTGGGCATCACCGATGCCGAAAAGCGCATGAAGAGCTACCCGCACCAGCTGTCCGGCGGTATGCGCCAGCGCGTGGTCATTGCCATTGCACTGGCCTGCGACCCCGATCTGCTGATCTGTGACGAGCCCACCACGGCACTGGATGTGACCATTCAGGCCAAAATTCTGGAGCTGATCCGCAGCATCCAGCGTGAGCGCGGCATCTCGGTCATTTACATCACCCACGATCTGGGCGTTGTGGCAAAGGTGGCCGATTATGTGGACGTGATGTACGCGGGCAAGATCGTAGAGACCGGCACCATCGACGAGATCTTCTACGAGCCGCGCCACCCCTACACATGGGGTCTGCTTTCCGCCATGCCCGATCTGGACACCGCAGACGACCGTCTGTACACCATTCCGGGTTCGCCGCCGAACCTGCTGCATGAGAAGCAGGGCGATGCCTTTGCGCCGCGCAACCATTATGCCCTGAACATCGACGACGAAGTGGACCCGCCCATGTTCAAGATCAGCGACACCCACTATGCAGCTACATGGCTGCTGGACCCCCGCGCACCCAAGGTGGACATGCCGCCTGAGCTTGCTCAGCGCATCGCCCGCATGCGTGCCGAGGCAGAAAAGATCAAGGAGGCGGAATAA
- a CDS encoding ABC transporter permease encodes MAEKAIHLGGEATADAIVSAVDTMYSEHTFNEKDFALKHNDAEIAMDSNFAAQSFWKDVRVRFFRKKSAVLGLILVVFIVLLAAFGPGMNEYTYSGQELSQKNFAPRVQVLENFGIFNGDEKMSTTTGSKTVNAYVEKGKEDVYYWFGSDTYGRDIWTRTWEGARVSLIIAVAAAIIDMVIGMSYGLISGYFGGKVDMMMQRFLEVANGIPRLVIVTLLLLVLKPGMITIIFALMLTEWVGMSRIARAEMLKLKDQEFVLASRTLGAGSFFIIFKEVLPNIIGPIITQVMFSIPTAIFTEAFLSFVGLGIPVPQCSLGSLISELYNSFTTHPYQIIPPMVVMSLLMMSFNLVADGLREALDPKMKSM; translated from the coding sequence ATGGCAGAAAAAGCGATTCACCTGGGCGGTGAAGCCACGGCTGATGCCATCGTCAGCGCAGTGGATACCATGTATTCCGAGCATACCTTCAACGAGAAGGACTTTGCGCTCAAGCATAACGACGCAGAGATCGCAATGGACTCGAACTTTGCCGCACAGAGCTTCTGGAAGGATGTGCGGGTGCGCTTCTTCCGCAAAAAGAGCGCGGTGCTCGGCCTGATCCTCGTTGTCTTTATCGTGCTGCTGGCGGCATTTGGCCCCGGCATGAACGAGTATACCTACTCCGGTCAGGAGCTGAGCCAGAAAAACTTTGCGCCCCGCGTGCAGGTGCTGGAAAACTTCGGCATCTTCAACGGTGACGAGAAAATGAGCACCACCACCGGTTCCAAGACGGTCAATGCCTATGTGGAAAAGGGCAAGGAGGATGTCTACTACTGGTTCGGCAGCGACACCTATGGCCGCGATATCTGGACCCGTACCTGGGAGGGTGCCCGCGTGTCCCTGATCATCGCGGTTGCCGCTGCCATCATCGATATGGTCATCGGCATGAGCTACGGCCTGATCTCCGGCTACTTTGGCGGCAAAGTGGATATGATGATGCAGCGTTTTCTGGAAGTTGCCAACGGCATCCCCCGTCTGGTGATCGTCACGCTGCTTCTGCTGGTGCTCAAGCCCGGCATGATCACCATTATCTTTGCCCTGATGCTCACCGAGTGGGTGGGCATGAGCCGCATTGCCCGCGCTGAGATGCTCAAGCTGAAGGATCAGGAGTTCGTGCTGGCTTCCCGCACGCTGGGCGCAGGCAGCTTCTTTATCATCTTCAAGGAAGTGCTGCCCAACATCATCGGACCCATCATCACGCAGGTCATGTTCAGTATCCCCACCGCAATTTTCACCGAGGCATTCCTGTCCTTTGTGGGTCTGGGCATCCCGGTGCCGCAGTGCTCGCTGGGTTCTCTGATCAGCGAGCTGTACAACAGCTTTACCACCCATCCTTATCAGATCATCCCGCCGATGGTGGTCATGAGTCTGCTGATGATGAGCTTCAACCTCGTGGCCGACGGCCTGCGCGAGGCTCTGGACCCCAAGATGAAGAGTATGTAA
- a CDS encoding ABC transporter permease, protein MKKYTLKRIITSLFTLLAILLVLFILMQLMPGSPFNDEKLTPEMRASLYAKYGLDQPIYVQFFRYVTNMLRGDFGVSYNISKNTPISQLIQSRLPISIRVGGMAVTLGAIVGLVLGIIAALKRDTIFDTLATIISVIGVSVPSYVIALALSYTFGFKLKWFPMLFSAKDVFGSSVLPSISLSMFTMASIARFTRSEMIEVLDSDYMLLAESKGISGPALIFRHALRNALIPIITVLAPLIVDLMTGSLVVEKIFAIPGVGSLLVTAIQSNDYNVVISLSFIYSAMYIGIMLVVDLLYGIIDPRIRLAKGDD, encoded by the coding sequence GTGAAAAAATACACGCTCAAGCGTATCATCACTTCGTTGTTTACGCTGCTGGCCATCCTGCTGGTGTTGTTCATCCTCATGCAGCTGATGCCCGGTTCGCCCTTCAACGATGAAAAGCTGACGCCGGAAATGCGCGCATCCCTGTACGCAAAGTACGGTCTGGATCAGCCCATCTATGTACAGTTCTTCCGCTATGTGACCAACATGCTGCGCGGTGACTTCGGCGTCAGCTACAATATCTCCAAGAACACGCCCATCTCCCAGCTGATCCAGTCCCGTCTGCCCATTTCCATCCGTGTGGGCGGCATGGCTGTCACACTGGGTGCCATTGTGGGCCTTGTGCTCGGCATCATTGCAGCCCTCAAGCGGGACACCATCTTCGACACTCTGGCCACCATCATCTCGGTCATCGGCGTGTCGGTGCCGTCTTACGTGATCGCACTGGCCCTGAGCTATACCTTTGGCTTCAAGCTCAAGTGGTTCCCCATGCTGTTCTCCGCCAAGGATGTGTTCGGCTCCAGTGTGCTGCCCAGCATCTCGCTGTCCATGTTCACCATGGCTTCCATTGCCCGCTTTACCCGCAGTGAAATGATCGAAGTTCTGGACTCCGATTATATGCTGCTGGCCGAGAGCAAGGGCATTTCCGGCCCGGCGCTGATCTTCCGCCACGCGCTGCGCAACGCGCTGATCCCCATTATCACCGTGCTGGCCCCGCTGATCGTGGACCTGATGACCGGCTCGCTGGTGGTGGAGAAGATCTTCGCCATTCCCGGTGTGGGCAGCCTGCTGGTGACGGCCATCCAGTCCAACGACTACAATGTGGTCATCAGCCTGAGCTTCATCTACAGCGCCATGTACATTGGCATCATGCTGGTCGTTGACCTGCTGTACGGCATCATCGACCCGCGCATCCGCTTGGCAAAGGGGGACGACTGA
- a CDS encoding peptide ABC transporter substrate-binding protein, translating to MKFDRRISRRSFLAAAGVSAAALALTACGGSSSTAASGSTAASGAAASAEGGVLNVMLETEVQSLDPQLATDGTSFEVIANYTDGLMQMDANGAAVEALAESYELSEDGKTYTFHLKDAKWSNGDAVTAADFVFGWQRAVDPANASEYAYMLSDIGQVVNAADIIAGSKPVTDLGVTAVDDKTLKVELNVPVSYFLSLMYFPTFYPMNQKFFESCGDTYGTSADTVLSNGAFVLTSYEPAATAFELVKNADYYDADRIALDGLNYQVIKDSQQALMSYQNGDLDITLLNGEQVEQVKEDPEFTSVGAGYLWYISPNMDAVPELANLNLRRAITFALDRDSITNDVLKDGSSPAYTAVPAQFATGPDGSDFSADQTKFAEFCAYDPDKAAEYYEQAKAELGKDSFSFTMVVDADDAPQKVAQVVQEQLQTTLPGFTLELKVEPKKQRVQDMQDGNFEIGLTRWGPDYADPMTYLGMWVTGNSNNYGLWSDADYDAIIAECTTGDLCTDPEGRWEAMYDAESIVLEQAAIFPLYGQCNAEMISSAVTGVDFHPVALNRVYKDAKKSV from the coding sequence ATGAAATTCGATCGTCGTATTTCTCGCCGCAGCTTCCTGGCTGCTGCAGGCGTATCGGCTGCTGCACTGGCTCTGACTGCCTGCGGCGGCTCTTCCAGCACCGCTGCTTCCGGCTCCACCGCTGCTTCTGGTGCAGCCGCCTCTGCTGAGGGCGGTGTGCTGAACGTCATGCTGGAGACCGAAGTCCAGTCTCTGGACCCCCAGCTGGCTACCGACGGCACCTCCTTTGAGGTCATCGCCAACTACACCGACGGCCTGATGCAGATGGATGCGAACGGTGCAGCCGTGGAGGCTCTGGCAGAGAGCTATGAGCTGAGCGAGGACGGCAAGACCTACACCTTCCACCTGAAGGATGCAAAGTGGTCCAATGGCGATGCCGTTACCGCAGCCGACTTCGTGTTTGGCTGGCAGCGTGCTGTTGACCCCGCAAACGCATCCGAGTATGCCTACATGCTGAGCGATATCGGTCAGGTGGTCAACGCCGCCGACATCATTGCAGGCAGCAAGCCCGTCACCGATCTGGGCGTCACCGCAGTGGACGACAAGACCCTGAAGGTGGAGCTGAACGTTCCGGTCAGCTACTTCCTGAGCCTGATGTACTTCCCCACCTTCTACCCCATGAACCAGAAGTTCTTTGAGAGCTGCGGCGATACCTACGGCACCAGCGCAGACACCGTGCTGTCCAACGGTGCATTCGTGCTGACCAGCTATGAGCCGGCCGCCACCGCTTTTGAGCTGGTGAAGAACGCCGACTACTACGATGCTGACCGCATTGCTCTGGACGGCCTGAACTATCAGGTCATCAAGGACAGCCAGCAGGCTCTGATGAGCTATCAGAACGGCGATCTGGATATCACCCTGCTGAATGGTGAGCAGGTCGAGCAGGTCAAGGAAGACCCCGAGTTCACCAGCGTGGGCGCCGGCTACCTGTGGTACATCAGCCCCAACATGGACGCTGTGCCGGAGCTGGCAAACCTGAACCTGCGCCGTGCCATCACCTTTGCACTGGATCGTGATTCCATCACCAATGACGTGCTGAAGGACGGCTCTTCTCCCGCCTACACCGCAGTGCCCGCACAGTTCGCCACCGGCCCGGATGGCAGCGATTTCAGCGCCGACCAGACCAAGTTTGCAGAGTTCTGCGCATACGATCCCGACAAGGCTGCAGAGTACTACGAGCAGGCCAAGGCTGAGCTGGGCAAGGATTCCTTCTCCTTCACCATGGTCGTCGATGCCGACGATGCTCCTCAGAAGGTCGCTCAGGTCGTTCAGGAGCAGCTGCAGACCACTCTGCCCGGCTTCACTCTGGAGCTGAAGGTAGAGCCCAAGAAGCAGCGCGTGCAGGATATGCAGGACGGCAACTTTGAGATCGGCCTGACCCGCTGGGGCCCCGACTACGCCGATCCCATGACCTATCTGGGCATGTGGGTCACCGGCAACTCCAACAACTACGGTCTGTGGAGCGACGCTGACTACGATGCCATCATCGCAGAGTGCACCACCGGTGATCTGTGCACCGATCCCGAGGGCCGCTGGGAAGCCATGTATGACGCTGAGTCCATCGTGCTGGAGCAGGCCGCCATCTTCCCGCTGTATGGTCAGTGCAACGCCGAGATGATCTCTTCTGCCGTGACCGGCGTGGACTTCCACCCGGTTGCTCTGAACCGCGTCTACAAGGACGCAAAGAAGAGCGTCTGA